A section of the Bacillus pumilus genome encodes:
- a CDS encoding iron-hydroxamate ABC transporter substrate-binding protein — translation MKKILFPLMLIFVLALSACGNSSSSSSNKGNQSTSSDKITYESENGPVKLPAHPKRVVVLGSYTGNVMSLGVKLVGVDSWSKKNPRFQKELKNVEEVSDANVEKIMKLKPDVIIGLSNTKNVEKLKKIAPTVLFTYNKVDYLQQHIEIGKVLNKEKEAKAWVKDFKERAAEAGKEIKAKIGKDATVSVFESGTKDLYVFGDAWGRGTEILYQAMKLKMPEKVKEKALKAGYYAVSQEVIPEFAGDYMIISKNSEMDNSYQNSEIYKSIPAVKKHRVYVANAEEFYFNDPLTLEYQLSFFKKHFLGK, via the coding sequence ATGAAGAAAATATTGTTCCCTCTGATGCTCATCTTTGTACTTGCATTGAGCGCATGTGGCAATAGCAGCAGCTCTTCCTCAAATAAAGGAAATCAATCCACATCATCAGACAAGATTACATATGAATCTGAAAATGGCCCTGTGAAGCTGCCAGCCCATCCAAAACGTGTCGTTGTACTTGGCTCTTACACTGGTAATGTCATGTCACTTGGTGTGAAGCTGGTCGGCGTCGACTCTTGGTCAAAAAAGAACCCTCGCTTCCAGAAGGAACTAAAAAATGTGGAAGAAGTATCGGATGCCAATGTCGAAAAAATCATGAAGTTAAAGCCTGATGTCATCATTGGCTTAAGCAATACAAAAAATGTAGAAAAACTGAAAAAAATCGCACCAACTGTCTTGTTTACGTATAACAAAGTCGATTACCTTCAGCAACATATTGAAATTGGAAAAGTATTAAACAAAGAAAAAGAAGCCAAAGCATGGGTAAAAGATTTTAAAGAACGCGCTGCTGAAGCTGGAAAAGAAATTAAAGCCAAAATCGGTAAAGATGCAACGGTTTCAGTCTTTGAAAGCGGCACAAAAGATCTTTACGTGTTTGGTGATGCATGGGGCCGTGGCACAGAAATTCTTTACCAAGCAATGAAACTAAAAATGCCTGAAAAAGTAAAAGAAAAGGCATTAAAAGCTGGCTACTATGCCGTTTCACAGGAGGTCATTCCTGAATTTGCTGGAGACTATATGATCATTAGTAAAAACAGCGAAATGGACAATTCCTATCAAAACAGTGAAATTTACAAGTCCATCCCAGCTGTGAAAAAACATCGTGTGTATGTGGCAAATGCAGAAGAATTCTATTTTAATGATCCACTCACACTCGAATATCAACTATCATTCTTTAAAAAGCACTTTTTAGGTAAATAA
- a CDS encoding response regulator transcription factor produces MINIFIAEDQQMLLGALGSLLDLEDDMTVVGKGTNGQDAIDFAEKHPVDICLMDIEMPGKTGLDAAEELKGTDVKIIILTTFARSGYFQRALKAGVSGYMLKDSPSEDLASAIRSVMKGKKVYAPELMEDLYSDENPLTEREKSVLELVADGKNTKEIAKELSIKSGTVRNYISIILDKLEVKNRIEAITRSKEKGWFK; encoded by the coding sequence ATGATCAACATCTTTATCGCAGAAGATCAGCAAATGCTGCTCGGTGCACTCGGTTCACTTCTTGATTTAGAAGACGATATGACGGTTGTTGGAAAAGGTACGAACGGTCAGGACGCCATTGATTTTGCCGAAAAACACCCTGTTGATATTTGCTTAATGGATATTGAAATGCCAGGAAAAACGGGACTTGATGCAGCGGAAGAGCTCAAAGGAACTGATGTAAAAATCATCATTTTAACGACCTTTGCCCGCTCTGGCTATTTCCAAAGGGCGCTTAAAGCTGGCGTCAGCGGCTATATGCTGAAAGATAGTCCAAGTGAAGATCTGGCAAGTGCCATTCGCAGTGTGATGAAAGGGAAAAAGGTGTACGCCCCTGAATTAATGGAAGACTTATATAGTGACGAAAATCCTTTAACAGAACGAGAGAAATCAGTCCTTGAGCTCGTCGCAGACGGCAAAAACACAAAAGAAATTGCGAAAGAACTCAGCATTAAAAGCGGCACTGTTCGAAACTACATTTCGATTATTTTAGATAAGCTAGAAGTGAAAAACCGCATTGAAGCCATTACACGTTCAAAAGAAAAAGGCTGGTTTAAATAA
- a CDS encoding ABC transporter permease has product MNINQLILRNLKKNLKNYYLYVFALVFSVALYFSFVTLQYSPALDDVKGSIKGGASIKAASVLLIAIVGIFLLYANSIFIKRRGREIGLLQLIGMTKQKIAKLLNAENFILYVFSMAVGIIAGFIGSKLMLMVLFKVTGVNAIANLHFSGMALLQTLIVFFIIYGLIMLRNRWFINRQTILSLFRSTSSTEQRVKKISVFEIIIGVFGIVLISSGYYISSKLFTGSYTSMLALLLAMIYILGSVIIGTFLFYKGSVSFIANIVRKRKNGYLAIHEVLSLSSIMFRLKSNALLLTIITTVSALAIGLLSLSYISYYSAEKTAEQQIPSHFVMGSEKEVNTFTRALSDKHIAYETKQFKVIQAKFDAKKIMDSEIKNMNNDPGVLTLPVISEKNAPNIHVKSNEVILSGYSDLLKKFMPIQNSGDVKLLIKKPLDLKVIDMKKDYLISYNFTFGGLPVAVVSESVFEQLDQQKDPKLQVEHNQYHAVNIKDDQNLEQANDVFTSLKLGDKSMSQLASAQQQKQTIGLMMFVVGFLGLSFLVTSGCILYFKQMNESEEEQSSYTILRKLGFTEKDLLKGIRLKQLFNFGIPLIVGLLHSYFAVQSGWFLFGGELWTPMLIVMSIYTVLYSIFGFLSVQYYKKVIKESL; this is encoded by the coding sequence ATGAACATTAATCAGCTCATTCTTCGTAACTTGAAGAAAAATTTGAAGAATTACTATTTGTATGTGTTTGCTCTCGTGTTTAGTGTGGCGCTCTACTTTTCTTTTGTCACCTTGCAGTACTCACCAGCACTTGATGATGTAAAGGGGTCCATTAAGGGCGGTGCGTCGATCAAAGCCGCTTCAGTACTACTCATTGCCATTGTTGGGATCTTCTTGTTATATGCGAACAGCATTTTTATTAAACGAAGAGGGAGAGAAATAGGTCTCCTCCAGCTCATTGGCATGACGAAACAAAAAATTGCCAAACTGCTCAATGCAGAAAACTTTATCCTATACGTGTTCTCAATGGCTGTTGGTATCATAGCTGGTTTTATCGGTTCAAAACTCATGCTGATGGTGCTATTTAAAGTAACCGGCGTGAACGCCATCGCCAACCTGCATTTTTCAGGCATGGCCCTTTTGCAGACACTGATCGTCTTTTTCATCATCTATGGATTAATCATGTTAAGAAATCGATGGTTTATTAATAGACAGACGATTTTATCTTTGTTTAGATCCACGTCATCCACAGAGCAGCGTGTGAAAAAAATCTCTGTGTTTGAGATCATCATTGGGGTTTTCGGTATTGTCTTGATTAGTTCAGGCTATTATATTTCCTCTAAGCTTTTTACCGGCTCATATACGTCCATGCTTGCATTACTTTTAGCGATGATTTATATTCTTGGCTCTGTCATTATCGGTACCTTTCTTTTCTATAAAGGCTCTGTTTCCTTCATTGCCAATATCGTACGTAAAAGAAAAAATGGCTATCTCGCCATTCATGAAGTCCTGTCTCTGTCATCTATTATGTTCCGGTTAAAATCAAACGCACTGCTTTTAACGATTATTACAACGGTATCTGCACTGGCTATCGGGTTGTTATCTTTAAGCTACATTTCTTATTACTCAGCAGAAAAAACCGCTGAACAACAGATCCCATCACATTTCGTTATGGGATCAGAGAAAGAAGTCAATACCTTCACTCGTGCACTTTCTGACAAACATATTGCGTATGAAACAAAACAATTCAAAGTCATTCAAGCGAAGTTTGACGCAAAGAAGATCATGGATTCAGAGATAAAAAATATGAATAATGACCCAGGTGTCTTAACTCTACCTGTGATCAGTGAGAAAAACGCACCAAATATTCATGTAAAAAGCAACGAAGTCATCTTAAGCGGCTACAGTGATTTATTGAAGAAATTCATGCCGATTCAAAACTCAGGTGATGTGAAACTACTTATCAAGAAACCCCTTGACTTAAAGGTCATTGATATGAAGAAAGATTATCTCATCTCTTACAACTTCACGTTTGGTGGTCTACCTGTTGCTGTCGTCAGTGAAAGTGTCTTTGAACAGCTTGACCAGCAGAAAGATCCTAAACTTCAGGTTGAGCATAATCAATATCACGCAGTCAATATAAAAGATGATCAAAACCTTGAACAAGCGAATGATGTGTTTACCTCTTTAAAACTAGGTGACAAAAGCATGTCTCAATTGGCTTCAGCTCAGCAGCAAAAGCAAACAATAGGACTGATGATGTTTGTCGTCGGATTTTTAGGTCTCAGCTTCCTTGTCACATCAGGCTGTATTTTATACTTCAAGCAGATGAATGAAAGTGAAGAAGAACAAAGCTCTTACACGATCTTGCGTAAGCTTGGTTTTACTGAGAAGGATCTATTAAAAGGTATTCGGCTCAAACAGCTATTTAACTTTGGGATTCCACTCATTGTCGGGTTGCTTCACAGCTACTTTGCAGTACAGTCAGGCTGGTTTTTATTCGGCGGTGAACTGTGGACACCAATGCTCATCGTCATGTCGATTTATACAGTGTTATATTCTATCTTCGGCTTCCTTTCTGTCCAATATTATAAAAAGGTCATTAAAGAATCCTTGTAA
- a CDS encoding fatty acid desaturase translates to MTTSTNTQQQATLRKQVGQFSGANSKKSIIQLFNTFIPFLGLWFLAYYSLNISYLLTLFFAVIAAGFLVRVFIIFHDCCHQSFFKQKPLNHLFGFVTGVLTLFPYLQWQRDHSIHHATSSNLDKRGTGDIWLLTVKEYQEASAWTKFRYRFYRNPFVMFILGPIFVFLLKNRFNVKNARKKERWNTYFTNVSIIALAAATCLIFGWQEFLLVQGPIFLISGSIGVWLFYVQHTFEDSYFEADEHWNYVQAAVEGSSFYKLPKLLQWLTGNIGYHHVHHLSPRVPNYHLEHAHDHSEPLQNVPTITLKTSIESMKFRLWDEDTKAFVTFKEARQSKKMPAPVIKGDILKKNA, encoded by the coding sequence ATGACGACTTCAACAAACACACAGCAGCAAGCCACTTTAAGAAAACAAGTTGGCCAATTCTCTGGTGCTAATTCAAAAAAAAGTATCATTCAACTCTTTAATACATTCATTCCATTTTTAGGGCTTTGGTTTCTTGCCTATTATAGCCTGAACATCTCCTATCTTTTAACCCTCTTCTTTGCGGTTATTGCAGCTGGTTTTTTAGTACGTGTCTTTATTATTTTTCACGACTGCTGCCATCAATCCTTTTTTAAACAGAAGCCGCTGAATCACCTGTTCGGATTTGTAACGGGCGTACTCACCCTTTTCCCTTATCTTCAATGGCAAAGAGATCATTCAATTCACCATGCCACAAGCAGTAATTTAGACAAACGAGGTACTGGCGACATTTGGCTTTTGACAGTCAAAGAATATCAAGAAGCATCAGCTTGGACGAAATTCCGCTACAGATTTTATCGTAATCCTTTTGTGATGTTTATTTTAGGACCGATCTTTGTCTTTCTCTTAAAAAACCGTTTCAACGTCAAAAATGCTCGTAAAAAAGAGCGCTGGAACACGTATTTCACAAACGTGAGCATCATTGCACTAGCAGCTGCAACGTGTCTTATTTTTGGCTGGCAGGAGTTCCTGCTTGTCCAAGGTCCCATCTTCTTGATCTCAGGATCAATCGGTGTATGGCTATTTTATGTACAGCATACGTTTGAGGATTCTTACTTTGAAGCAGATGAGCATTGGAATTATGTGCAGGCAGCTGTAGAAGGCAGTTCTTTTTACAAATTACCGAAGCTTCTTCAATGGTTAACAGGCAATATCGGTTATCACCATGTCCATCATTTAAGTCCGAGGGTGCCGAATTATCACTTAGAGCATGCACATGATCATAGTGAGCCACTTCAAAATGTACCAACCATCACTTTAAAAACAAGTATTGAATCAATGAAATTTAGACTTTGGGATGAAGACACGAAAGCATTCGTTACCTTTAAAGAAGCACGGCAATCTAAGAAGATGCCCGCACCTGTCATTAAAGGAGACATTCTAAAGAAAAATGCATAA
- a CDS encoding sensor histidine kinase, with translation MLQAFLKERRSWILFFLSLQLLILFVAFLDTTIPMASLFYIVLLSTFFMIVFLFFRYRKETAYYERLKEWDDHIDHQMRLTPSSPFEQLVHDATSEQIDRYRKMAAEQQIALEEEKDELLSWIHEVKTPLTAMHLMIDRLTEQPLKSNMTYEWLRIHLLLDAQLHRSRIRHIENDLFIEQLDLQSILAKEIKALQSWCMQKGIGFELTLEERHVLSDAKWLSFIIRQVLTNAVKYSHSSDIAIESKHINDQVMLTITDQGRGIDPRDLSRIFEKGFTSTRHHNDTASTGMGLYLTKKGADALHIKIEVNSTIDQGTTFTFIFPKKNDFVHIASM, from the coding sequence ATGCTGCAAGCATTTTTAAAGGAACGAAGAAGCTGGATTCTGTTCTTTCTTAGTTTGCAGCTCCTCATTCTGTTTGTTGCTTTTTTGGATACGACCATTCCAATGGCGTCTCTTTTTTATATTGTGTTATTATCTACGTTTTTCATGATCGTCTTTCTCTTTTTCCGATACCGTAAAGAAACGGCGTATTATGAGCGTCTGAAAGAATGGGATGATCATATTGATCATCAAATGCGGCTCACGCCATCTTCCCCATTTGAACAGCTTGTACATGATGCGACGTCTGAGCAAATTGACCGCTACCGGAAGATGGCGGCAGAACAACAAATCGCCCTTGAAGAAGAGAAGGATGAATTGCTCTCATGGATACATGAAGTGAAAACACCTCTCACAGCGATGCACTTGATGATTGACCGCTTAACAGAGCAGCCACTGAAATCGAATATGACATACGAATGGCTCAGAATCCATTTATTACTCGACGCCCAGTTGCACCGAAGCAGAATACGTCATATCGAAAATGATTTATTTATTGAACAGCTGGACCTGCAAAGTATCCTAGCAAAGGAAATCAAAGCGCTCCAATCATGGTGCATGCAAAAAGGAATCGGGTTTGAACTCACGCTAGAAGAACGTCACGTATTAAGTGATGCAAAATGGTTATCCTTTATAATCAGACAGGTGCTCACAAATGCAGTCAAGTATAGTCATTCGTCTGATATTGCCATTGAAAGCAAGCACATCAATGACCAAGTGATGCTGACGATCACAGATCAAGGCAGAGGAATAGACCCAAGAGATCTGTCTCGTATTTTTGAAAAAGGCTTTACCTCAACGAGACACCACAATGACACCGCCTCAACAGGAATGGGGCTTTATTTAACGAAAAAAGGAGCAGACGCTCTTCATATCAAGATCGAGGTCAACTCCACGATAGATCAAGGCACAACCTTCACCTTCATCTTTCCGAAAAAGAATGATTTTGTGCATATTGCGAGCATGTGA
- a CDS encoding amidohydrolase family protein, producing the protein MKKTLFKDAAILTLDPTVGFLEKGDLLIEGTHILEVGSFIEANEADIVDASDMVIMPGLVDTHRHVWQSVIRGIGTDWSLQTYLSKIYYGNYGAMRRPSDDRIANYLGALEALDAGVTTFLDWTMINSLDHTEELIGGLKDAGIRAVFAFGTSGDAEYWDRESTLTNMEDAARVKKAHFQSSDQLLTMGLAIRGPEFSSWETSVFEIETARSLDALCSMHIGFGNWGAEDRSIERLHKAGLLGPDLNMVHINAIDADQMKMLADSGSSISITPEIEMMMGHGYPVTGLAIEQGVLPTLGVDVVTATGGDLFAQMKFGLQAERALQNQSLLMEGIMPGPDLGISAQQMLEAATINGARALQLDHKIGSLTPGKEADFILIDRTSMNLLPMTDPAGAVVQTAHPSNVDSVYVAGKAVKRNGKLVDVNLEEVKRKAYAARDHILSHKFESTPS; encoded by the coding sequence ATGAAGAAAACATTGTTTAAAGATGCGGCGATTTTAACACTTGATCCAACTGTAGGTTTTTTAGAAAAAGGAGATTTATTAATTGAAGGGACACACATTTTAGAGGTCGGATCTTTCATTGAAGCAAATGAGGCTGACATTGTCGATGCGTCCGATATGGTGATCATGCCGGGGCTTGTGGATACACATCGCCATGTGTGGCAGTCAGTCATCAGAGGCATAGGCACAGATTGGTCTTTGCAGACATATTTGAGCAAAATCTATTATGGGAACTATGGTGCGATGAGACGCCCCTCTGATGATCGGATCGCGAATTATTTAGGGGCATTAGAGGCTTTAGATGCAGGAGTGACCACGTTTTTAGACTGGACGATGATCAATTCACTGGATCATACAGAAGAGCTCATCGGAGGATTAAAGGATGCTGGCATTCGAGCTGTTTTTGCTTTCGGTACCTCTGGAGATGCTGAGTATTGGGATAGGGAGAGCACGCTCACCAATATGGAGGATGCAGCACGCGTGAAAAAAGCACATTTTCAATCATCAGATCAGCTTTTGACAATGGGGCTTGCGATTCGTGGGCCAGAATTTTCTTCATGGGAAACTTCAGTATTTGAAATCGAAACAGCCCGGTCTCTAGATGCTCTATGCAGTATGCATATTGGTTTTGGGAACTGGGGTGCGGAGGATCGTTCGATTGAGCGGCTTCACAAAGCAGGGTTACTTGGGCCTGACCTTAACATGGTGCATATCAATGCAATCGATGCAGATCAAATGAAGATGCTGGCAGACAGCGGAAGCTCCATATCCATTACACCTGAAATTGAAATGATGATGGGTCACGGTTATCCAGTGACAGGACTTGCGATTGAACAAGGTGTTCTTCCAACGCTTGGTGTAGACGTGGTCACGGCGACAGGCGGAGATTTATTTGCTCAAATGAAGTTCGGGCTTCAGGCAGAGCGCGCGCTCCAAAATCAATCATTGCTCATGGAGGGAATCATGCCGGGGCCTGACCTTGGAATTTCTGCTCAACAAATGCTTGAAGCTGCGACGATCAATGGGGCTCGTGCATTACAGCTTGATCATAAAATTGGCTCGCTCACACCTGGAAAAGAAGCTGATTTCATCCTAATCGACCGGACAAGCATGAATCTTCTGCCGATGACAGATCCGGCTGGAGCGGTTGTCCAAACGGCACACCCTTCAAATGTTGACTCTGTTTATGTGGCTGGAAAAGCAGTAAAACGAAACGGAAAGCTTGTCGATGTGAATCTAGAAGAGGTCAAACGGAAAGCTTATGCGGCAAGAGATCATATTCTATCGCACAAGTTTGAATCAACGCCATCATAA
- a CDS encoding sensor histidine kinase, producing the protein MKKQFKIQKLHGISPYIWAIFFILPFYFILKTPTTLGIVIGIILNVVFFGVYRFAFVAKGWSLYVFGLLLIAISTGYVMLYSYIYFAFCIAYFNGHIKRKVPFYILYYIHLGSAAVAVNFSLILKKGWFLTQIPFVVITLISAILLPLSIRSRKERERLEEKLENANERIADLVKLEERQRIARDLHDTLGQKLSLIGLKSDLARKLVYKDPEQARAELKSVQQTARTSLNEVRKIVSSMKGIRIKDEMSNIEQILEAAGIELIYDEKEAPKHISLLNENIVSMCIKEAVTNVVKHSDATICKITIHQKSKEAIITVEDDGTFKGDYPPSQTKGHGLLGIRERLEFANGRLRIETKDGTKLIMSIPNDSAAKDKEGMK; encoded by the coding sequence ATGAAAAAACAGTTTAAAATTCAAAAATTGCATGGGATTTCTCCCTATATATGGGCCATTTTTTTCATCCTGCCCTTCTATTTTATCTTAAAGACGCCTACGACTTTAGGTATTGTCATTGGCATTATTTTAAACGTGGTTTTTTTCGGAGTGTATCGTTTTGCCTTTGTCGCAAAAGGCTGGTCTTTATATGTCTTCGGTCTTTTATTGATTGCGATTTCGACTGGCTATGTGATGCTCTACAGCTACATTTATTTCGCTTTTTGCATCGCCTATTTCAATGGGCACATTAAAAGAAAAGTCCCTTTTTATATTTTATACTATATTCATCTAGGGAGCGCCGCCGTAGCCGTGAACTTTAGCTTGATTTTAAAAAAGGGCTGGTTTCTCACACAAATTCCTTTTGTTGTGATCACACTTATTAGTGCCATTCTCCTTCCTCTCAGCATTCGAAGCCGAAAAGAACGTGAACGCCTTGAAGAGAAATTAGAAAATGCCAATGAACGGATCGCCGATCTTGTAAAGCTTGAAGAAAGGCAGCGCATCGCACGTGATCTGCATGACACCCTTGGACAAAAGCTTTCTCTTATCGGTTTAAAAAGTGATCTTGCCCGCAAACTCGTCTATAAAGATCCTGAGCAGGCTCGTGCTGAGCTGAAAAGCGTCCAGCAGACCGCCAGAACATCTCTCAATGAAGTGCGGAAGATTGTTTCCTCTATGAAGGGCATACGCATCAAGGATGAAATGTCGAACATTGAGCAAATTCTCGAAGCGGCCGGAATTGAATTGATCTATGATGAAAAGGAAGCGCCAAAACACATCTCTCTTCTTAACGAAAACATTGTCAGCATGTGCATCAAAGAGGCTGTGACAAATGTCGTCAAACATAGTGATGCGACCATCTGCAAAATCACGATTCATCAAAAATCAAAGGAAGCTATTATCACTGTCGAGGATGATGGAACATTTAAAGGCGATTATCCCCCCTCTCAAACGAAGGGTCACGGTCTTTTAGGCATTAGAGAAAGATTGGAATTTGCAAATGGACGCCTGCGTATTGAGACAAAGGACGGGACAAAGCTAATCATGAGCATTCCAAATGATTCAGCAGCAAAAGACAAGGAGGGGATGAAATGA
- a CDS encoding ABC transporter ATP-binding protein, whose protein sequence is MNILEARKIYKSYGNKFNKQEVLSGIDLTIEAGEFVSIMGPSGSGKTTLLNVLSSIDHVSSGSIRIADAEMTQMKDQQLAEFRKKQLGFVFQDYNLLDTLTVKENILLPLSISKTPKKEAFERFQQLAEDMGIYELRDKYPNELSGGQKQRTSAVRAFIHEPSLIFADEPTGALDSKSASDLLNKLQDFNRKRKATIVMVTHDPVAASYSRRVIFIKDGQIYTQLNKGALERKMFFEDIMKTQGVLGGVKHEH, encoded by the coding sequence ATGAACATTTTAGAAGCTCGCAAAATATATAAAAGCTACGGCAATAAATTCAACAAACAAGAGGTGCTGAGTGGCATTGACTTGACGATTGAAGCTGGAGAATTCGTCAGCATCATGGGTCCATCAGGCTCAGGGAAAACAACCCTTCTGAACGTATTGTCCTCTATTGATCATGTGTCTAGCGGATCCATTCGTATCGCAGATGCTGAGATGACACAAATGAAGGATCAGCAGCTTGCAGAATTCAGAAAAAAGCAGCTTGGCTTTGTTTTTCAGGATTATAACTTACTTGATACACTCACGGTCAAAGAGAACATCCTCTTGCCATTGTCCATCTCCAAAACGCCAAAGAAAGAAGCTTTCGAACGTTTTCAACAGCTTGCGGAGGACATGGGCATTTATGAACTAAGAGACAAATATCCGAATGAGCTCTCTGGTGGACAAAAACAACGGACATCAGCGGTTCGTGCCTTCATTCATGAACCGAGTCTTATTTTCGCGGATGAACCTACCGGAGCGCTTGATTCCAAATCTGCCTCTGATTTACTCAATAAGCTACAAGATTTCAATCGCAAACGAAAAGCGACCATTGTCATGGTGACACATGACCCTGTCGCAGCCAGCTATTCAAGACGTGTCATTTTTATCAAGGACGGCCAAATCTATACTCAGCTGAATAAAGGTGCTTTAGAAAGAAAGATGTTTTTCGAGGATATTATGAAAACGCAAGGTGTTTTAGGTGGTGTGAAGCATGAACATTAA
- a CDS encoding response regulator transcription factor, with translation MFKILLIEDDTTLFQEIKERLVNWSYDVYGIHDFQQVMQEFTSVQPDLVIIDIQLPKYDGFHWCRMIRHHSNVPIIFLSSRDHPADMVMSMQLGADDFVQKPFHFDVLIAKVSAVLRRVHDYNAEPASLKVWCGATIDLEKNTVTNDHGEVELTKNELFILKELIQHKNHIVSRESLIQALWEDERFVSDNTLTVNVNRLRKKLDEISLGTYIETKVGQGYLAKEKDDQ, from the coding sequence TTGTTTAAAATTCTACTGATTGAGGACGATACAACCCTCTTCCAAGAAATCAAAGAACGTCTCGTGAACTGGTCCTATGATGTTTATGGGATTCACGATTTTCAACAGGTGATGCAGGAATTCACTTCTGTTCAGCCTGATCTCGTCATTATTGATATACAGCTTCCAAAATACGATGGTTTTCACTGGTGCCGAATGATTCGGCATCATTCAAATGTACCGATCATCTTCCTCTCCTCTCGTGACCATCCTGCTGATATGGTCATGTCAATGCAGCTCGGCGCCGATGATTTTGTACAAAAGCCGTTTCACTTTGACGTGCTCATTGCCAAAGTCAGTGCCGTTCTTCGCAGAGTACATGATTATAATGCAGAACCTGCCAGCTTAAAGGTATGGTGCGGCGCTACAATTGATCTAGAAAAAAACACCGTTACAAATGATCACGGTGAAGTGGAATTAACGAAAAATGAACTGTTTATTCTTAAGGAATTGATTCAACATAAAAATCATATTGTCAGCCGGGAATCGCTCATTCAAGCACTGTGGGAGGATGAACGATTTGTCAGTGACAATACACTTACTGTGAACGTCAATCGCCTTAGAAAAAAACTAGATGAGATCTCTCTTGGCACCTACATTGAGACAAAAGTGGGCCAAGGCTACCTTGCAAAAGAAAAGGATGATCAATGA